In the genome of Apodemus sylvaticus chromosome 2, mApoSyl1.1, whole genome shotgun sequence, one region contains:
- the LOC127677691 gene encoding taste receptor type 2 member 104, with the protein MLSTLESILLSVATGEAMLGVLGNTFIVLVNCTDWVRSKKLSKIGFILTGLAVTRIFTTWIMTLDVYAKLFFLSVLMSNNLHECMSYIWVIINHLSIWFATSLSIFYLLKITNFSHYIFLWLKRRADKVFVFLIGYLIITWLVSFPLIVKVIKDIKIHQRNTSWLIQLEQSELLINYVFANMGPISLFMVALIACFLLIISLWRHSRQMQSIGSGFRDLNTDIHVKAMKVLISFIILFVLYFLGVLIETLCLFLKENKLLFIFGFTLSAMYPCCHSFILILTSRELKQASMRILQRLKCCET; encoded by the coding sequence ATGCTGAGTACACTGGAAAGCATTCTCCTTTCTGTTGCCACTGGTGAAGCTATGCTGGGAGTTTTAGGCAACACATTTATTGTACTTGTAAACTGCACAGATTGGGTCAGGAGTAAGAAACTCTCTAAGATTGGCTTTATTCTCACTGGCTTGGCAGTTACCAGAATTTTTACCACATGGATAATGACTTTAGATGTATATGCAaagcttttctttctgtctgtacTTATGTCTAACAATCTACATGAATGCATGAGTTACATATGGGTGATTATTAACCACCTGAGCATCTGGTTTGCCACCAGCCTGAGCATCTTTTATCTCCTGAAGATAACAAATTTTTCCCACTACATATTTCTATGGTTGAAGAGAAGAGCTGATAAAGTTTTTGTCTTTCTTATTGGATACTTAATTATAACATGGCTGGTTTCTTTCCCATTAATTGTGAAAGTgattaaagatattaaaatacatCAGCGCAACACATCCTGGTTGATCCAGCTGGAGCAGAGTGAGTTACTTATAAACTATGTTTTTGCCAATATGGGGCCCATTTCTCTCTTTATGGTGGCCCTAATTGCTTGTTTCCTATTAATCATTTCCCTTTGGAGACACAGCAGGCAGATGCAGTCCATTGGATCAGGATTCAGAGATCTCAACACAGATATTCATGTGAAAGCCATGaaagttttaatttcatttatcatCCTCTTTGTCTTATATTTTTTGGGTGTTCTTATAGAAACATTATGCTTgtttctcaaagaaaataaacttctCTTCATTTTTGGCTTCACTTTGTCAGCCATGTATCCCTGTTGTCATTCCTTTATCCTAATTCTAACAAGCAGGGAGCTGAAGCAAGCCTCTATGAGGATACTGCAAAGATTAAAATGCTGTGAGACTTGA
- the LOC127678135 gene encoding taste receptor type 2 member 105, protein MLSTVEGILLSIATVEAGLGVLGNTFIALVNCMDWAKNNKLSKIGFLLIGLATSRILIVWILTLDAYAKLFCPSKYMSNSVIKIASYIYMTVNHLTVWFATSLSIFYFLKIASCSHCLIFWLKRRTDKVFVFLLACLLISWIISFSFVAKVMKDNKVNHRNRTTEMYWEKKKFTINYVLVNIGIISLFMMALTACFLLIISLWRHSKQMQSNVSGFRDLNTEAHVKAIKFLISFIILFILYFIGVSIEIICLFIPENKLLFIFGFTIASLYPCCHSFILILTNRQLKQAFVKVLQGLKFLAKGEDLRPHKSGTEMGSLE, encoded by the coding sequence ATGCTGAGTACAGTGGAAGGCATCCTCCTTTCTATTGCAACTGTTGAAGCTGGACTGGGAGTTTTAGGGAACACATTTATTGCTCTGGTAAACTGTATGGACTGGGCCAAGAACAATAAGCTGTCTAAGATTGGCTTCCTTCTCATTGGCTTAGCAACTTCCAGGATTTTAATCGTATGGATATTAACTTTAGATGCATATGCAAAGCTATTCTGTCCAAGTAAGTATATGTCTAACAGTGTGATTAAAATCGCttcttatatatatatgactgtgAATCACTTGACTGTCTGGTTTGCCACAAGCTTGAGCATCTTCTATTTCCTGAAGATAGCAAGTTGTTCCCACTGTCTAATTTTCTGGTTGAAGAGGAGAACTGATAAAGTTTTTGTCTTCCTGTTGGCATGTTTGCTAATTTCATGGATAATCTCCTTCTCATTTGTTGCTAAGGTGATGAAAGACAATAAAGTGAATCATAGAAACAGGACCACGGAGATGTACtgggagaaaaagaaattcaCTATTAACTATGTTTTAGTCAATATTGGAATCATTTCTCTCTTTATGATGGCCTTAACTGCATGTTTCTTGTTAATAATTTCACTTTGGAGACACAGCAAGCAGATGCAGTCTAATGTTTCAGGATTCAGAGACCTCAACACAGAAGCTCATGTGAAAGccataaaatttttaatttcatttatcattcttttcatcttgtattttatagGTGTTTCAATAGAAATTATCTGCTTGTTTATCCCAGAAAACAAACtgctatttatttttggtttcacAATTGCATCTCTATATCCTTGCTGTCACTCATTTATTCTAATCCTAACAAACAGGCAGCTGAAGCAAGCCTTTGTAAAGGTACTGCAGGGATTAAAGTTCTTGGCAAAAGGAGAAGATCTCAGGCCACACAAGTCTGGAACAGAAATGGGTAGTCTGGAATAA